One part of the Thalassoglobus sp. JC818 genome encodes these proteins:
- a CDS encoding sigma-70 family RNA polymerase sigma factor, translating into MDSQESFTSPTLLRRLSRRERDESAWREFVNRYGVRIRAWCLKRRLNPTDADDVTQDVLLRLAKYIEKFDYDTDQSFRGWLRRITENSVRDFVKSQRKLNEIVGTGILLRLDEIRSPQSLVERLEEVFDLELLEEAKSRVSSRVNSQRWLAWQLTAQDGVPANEVATRLGMPIATVYSSRFQIQEYVRQEIEFLEGVSDSS; encoded by the coding sequence ATGGATAGTCAGGAGTCATTCACCAGTCCCACACTTCTCCGACGCTTAAGCCGTCGAGAGCGGGATGAGAGTGCATGGCGAGAATTTGTAAATCGATACGGCGTACGCATCCGGGCTTGGTGTCTGAAGCGAAGGCTCAACCCAACAGATGCCGATGATGTCACCCAGGATGTGTTACTTCGACTTGCAAAATACATTGAGAAGTTTGACTACGACACAGACCAGAGTTTTCGCGGTTGGCTGAGACGTATTACGGAGAATTCTGTTCGTGATTTCGTCAAATCGCAACGCAAGCTGAATGAGATTGTTGGCACCGGCATTCTGCTAAGACTTGACGAGATTCGATCGCCGCAGAGTCTCGTAGAACGACTTGAGGAAGTATTTGATTTGGAATTGTTGGAAGAAGCGAAGTCACGCGTCAGCAGTCGAGTGAACAGTCAACGCTGGCTCGCCTGGCAATTGACAGCTCAAGATGGAGTGCCGGCCAACGAAGTCGCCACACGTCTGGGAATGCCCATCGCTACGGTCTATTCCTCGCGATTTCAGATCCAGGAATATGTTCGGCAGGAAATTGAATTTCTCGAAGGGGTTTCAGACTCCTCTTGA